The Pan paniscus chromosome 1, NHGRI_mPanPan1-v2.0_pri, whole genome shotgun sequence genome has a segment encoding these proteins:
- the CA6 gene encoding LOW QUALITY PROTEIN: carbonic anhydrase 6 (The sequence of the model RefSeq protein was modified relative to this genomic sequence to represent the inferred CDS: inserted 2 bases in 1 codon), giving the protein MCSTMRALVLLLSLFLLGGQAQHGSDWTYSEGALDEAHWPQHYPACGGQRQSPINLQRTKVRYNPSLKGLNLTGYETQAGEFPMVNNGHTVQISLPSTMRMTAADGTVYIAQQMHFHWGGASSDISGSEHTVDGIRHVIEIHVVHYNSKYKSYDIAQDAPDGLAVLAAFVEVKNYPENTYYSNFISHLANIKYPGQRTTLTGLDIQDMLPRNLQHYYTYHGSLTTPPCTENVHWFVLADFVKLSRTQVWKLENSLLDHRNKTIHNDYRRTQPLNHRVVESNFPNQGKGHXGHRGRSQNPRVQPTSTCHPLALGSLEA; this is encoded by the exons ATGTGCAGCACCATGAGGGCCCTGGTGCTTCTGCTGTCCCTGTTCCTGCTGGGTGGCCAGGCCCAGCATGGGTCTGACTGGACCTACTCAG AAGGGGCACTGGACGAAGCGCACTGGCCACAGCACTACCCCGCCTGTGGGGGCCAGAGACAGTCACCCATCAACCTACAGAGGACGAAGGTGCGGTACAACCCCTCCTTAAAGGGGCTCAATCTGACAGGCTACGAGACCCAGGCAGGCGAGTTCCCCATGGTCAACAATGGCCACACAG TGCAGATCAGCCTGCCCTCCACCATGCGCATGACAGCGGCTGACGGCACTGTATACATAGCCCAGCAGATGCACTTTCACTGGGGAGGTGCGTCCTCGGACATCAGCGGCTCTGAGCACACCGTGGACGGGATCAGACATGTGATCGAG ATTCACGTTGTTCACTACAATTCTAAATACAAGAGCTATGATATAGCCCAAGATGCGCCGGATGGTTTGGCTGTACTGGCAGCCTTCGTTGAG GTGAAGAATTACCCTGAAAACACTTATTACAGCAACTTCATTTCTCATCTGGCCAACATCAAGTACCCAG GACAAAGAACAACCCTGACTGGCCTTGACATTCAGGACATGCTGCCCAGGAACCTCCAGCACTACTACACCTACCATGGCTCACTCACCACGCCTCCCTGCACTGAGAACGTCCACTGGTTTGTGCTGGCGGATTTTGTCAAGCTCTCCAGGACACAG GTTTGGAAGCTGGAGAATTCCTTACTGGATCACCGCAACAAGACCATCCACAACGACTACCGCAGGACCCAGCCCCTGAACCACAGAGTGGTGGAATCCAACTTCCCGAATCAGG GCAAGGGCCA GGGGCATCGCGGGAGAAGCCAAAATCCAAGAGTACAGCCCACCTCAACATGCCACCCCTTGGCTCTGGGCAGCTTAGAAGCCTGA